From the Oceanicaulis alexandrii DSM 11625 genome, one window contains:
- a CDS encoding TMEM165/GDT1 family protein: MGFAAIFLAVFLAELGDKTQIASAAFAAGDPGRAWKVFAASSLALVCSTAIAVFVGQYAGEHLARLPLKLISGVVFIALGALAVFDHFRTLGAA; encoded by the coding sequence ATGGGCTTTGCAGCGATCTTTCTGGCGGTGTTTCTGGCTGAGTTGGGCGACAAGACGCAAATCGCTTCCGCTGCATTTGCAGCCGGCGATCCCGGCCGGGCCTGGAAAGTTTTCGCCGCGTCGTCGCTGGCGCTGGTCTGTTCGACGGCGATCGCTGTTTTTGTCGGCCAGTATGCGGGCGAGCATCTGGCGCGTCTGCCGTTGAAGCTGATTTCAGGCGTGGTGTTCATCGCGCTGGGCGCGCTTGCGGTGTTTGATCATTTTCGAACGCTGGGCGCCGCCTGA
- a CDS encoding CC0125/CC1285 family lipoprotein — protein sequence MLRSITIITLAAVLAGCAGGPTPYAPAGDSRYGLTEQQVESDRFRISFSGNSLTDRDTVETYLLYRAAELTLSQGYDYFRLAQRDTETETRLVGSSTYDRFGLQYRYYHPAYGWYGRYDPFWNDVNIREVTRYEAMAEIVLGRGATPDTPDAFTAREVVQNLGPRVQRPVEG from the coding sequence ATGCTGCGATCCATCACCATCATCACTCTGGCCGCCGTCCTGGCGGGCTGCGCTGGCGGTCCCACGCCCTATGCCCCGGCAGGCGACAGCCGGTACGGGCTGACCGAGCAACAGGTTGAATCCGACCGTTTCCGAATAAGCTTCAGCGGCAACTCGCTGACAGACCGCGATACGGTGGAGACCTATCTGCTCTATCGCGCCGCTGAGCTGACGCTGTCTCAAGGCTATGACTATTTCCGCCTCGCCCAGCGCGACACCGAAACCGAGACCCGTCTGGTCGGTTCCAGCACATATGATCGGTTCGGCCTGCAGTATCGCTATTACCACCCCGCCTATGGCTGGTATGGCCGTTACGATCCATTCTGGAATGATGTGAACATCCGCGAAGTCACGCGCTATGAAGCGATGGCGGAAATCGTTCTGGGACGCGGCGCCACGCCGGATACGCCCGATGCCTTCACCGCCCGCGAAGTGGTGCAGAATCTCGGGCCGCGTGTTCAGCGCCCAGTCGAAGGCTAA
- a CDS encoding tetratricopeptide repeat protein encodes MAPVLIVSVLLATAWTPPPSDQDRLETCLSAIQDDAEDAYEDALTWRHQGGGWPAEHCVSLALIALGQEAPGALRLREAALDAEMASDPSRAIMLGQSGDAFLAAEEYDQALISFTVALDFAPHDAGLLAGLARTHLALEDFNAAEDAASLALSQDDARPLIWRLRAEARLGLQAYDEALSDIETARALSPEDIDILVLRGRIIDARRTG; translated from the coding sequence ATGGCGCCAGTGCTCATCGTGTCCGTGCTTCTTGCAACCGCATGGACCCCGCCGCCCAGTGATCAGGACCGGCTTGAAACCTGCCTGAGCGCCATTCAGGACGATGCTGAAGACGCCTATGAAGACGCGCTGACCTGGCGGCATCAAGGCGGCGGCTGGCCCGCAGAGCATTGTGTCTCTCTCGCTCTGATCGCTTTGGGACAGGAAGCGCCCGGCGCGCTGCGGCTACGCGAGGCGGCGCTGGACGCGGAGATGGCGAGCGATCCGAGCCGCGCCATCATGCTCGGCCAATCGGGCGACGCCTTTCTGGCCGCTGAAGAATACGATCAGGCCTTGATCAGCTTCACCGTCGCGCTGGACTTCGCCCCGCACGATGCAGGACTTCTGGCCGGGCTCGCCCGGACCCATCTGGCGCTTGAAGATTTCAACGCCGCCGAAGACGCCGCCAGCCTCGCCCTGTCTCAGGACGATGCCCGACCCCTTATCTGGCGCTTGCGCGCCGAAGCGCGATTGGGCTTGCAGGCTTATGATGAGGCGCTGAGTGATATTGAAACCGCCCGCGCCCTGTCGCCGGAGGATATCGACATCCTGGTGCTCCGAGGCCGCATAATTGACGCGCGACGCACCGGTTAA
- a CDS encoding SDR family oxidoreductase, translating into MGARSICLLGFGFTAKAVARRLSAEGWRISATTRSAEQAEQIRAQGYQPVLADPAKPDDRDALRTAVSACDAVLACAPPGEAGDPFLPALPAETLSGKWLGYLSTTGVYGDRQGGWAFEYEPVSPGQDRSIRRAQAEAQWLEHGARLFRLAGIYGPGRSAFDRLEADKVVFDVPGHVFSRIHADDIAQAIALSLEQPEAKGAFNLADDWPDTQPNVMTGAAQIAGLPGPRIEAFDPDKASPMQASFYAECRRVSNARAKAALGWRPSYPSWREGLQAIWDQR; encoded by the coding sequence ATGGGCGCACGCAGCATCTGTCTTTTGGGGTTCGGCTTCACCGCCAAGGCGGTCGCCCGGCGACTGAGCGCTGAAGGCTGGCGGATTTCCGCCACCACGCGATCCGCCGAGCAGGCCGAGCAGATCCGGGCGCAAGGGTATCAGCCTGTCCTCGCCGATCCGGCCAAGCCAGACGATCGCGACGCCTTGCGCACGGCGGTCAGCGCCTGCGACGCCGTGCTCGCCTGCGCGCCGCCAGGCGAAGCGGGCGATCCGTTTCTGCCGGCCTTGCCAGCTGAAACCCTGAGCGGGAAATGGCTTGGATATCTCTCCACCACCGGTGTTTATGGCGACCGGCAGGGGGGCTGGGCGTTTGAGTATGAACCCGTCAGCCCCGGTCAGGACCGTTCGATCCGGCGCGCTCAGGCGGAAGCACAATGGTTGGAGCATGGCGCGCGGTTGTTCCGCTTGGCGGGCATCTATGGTCCGGGGCGTTCGGCCTTTGACCGGCTGGAGGCGGACAAGGTTGTTTTTGACGTGCCCGGCCATGTGTTCAGCCGCATCCACGCGGACGATATCGCCCAGGCGATCGCGTTGAGTCTTGAGCAGCCCGAAGCGAAAGGCGCGTTCAATCTCGCCGATGATTGGCCGGACACCCAGCCCAATGTCATGACCGGCGCGGCGCAGATCGCCGGCCTGCCCGGCCCGCGCATCGAAGCCTTTGATCCTGACAAGGCCAGCCCCATGCAGGCGAGCTTTTATGCGGAATGTCGCCGCGTTTCGAACGCCCGCGCCAAGGCGGCGCTGGGCTGGCGGCCAAGTTATCCGAGCTGGCGGGAGGGGCTTCAGGCGATCTGGGATCAGCGCTAG
- a CDS encoding alpha/beta hydrolase translates to MTQPKHLDRPGQPRLAYFDRPGQGPGVMFLGGFKSDMTGTKATALQDWANENDRAYLRFDYSAHGASEGAWQDATITQWRQDALDMLDQCTDGPQILVGSSMGGWMALLAAMARPDRVKALVLIAPAADFTESLIWEQLPFHIREQIETEGQWLRPNAYGEPYAITKTLIEDGRTWSLLNAPIPFDGPVRILHGWQDKDVPWSHGLRVLEQLTSTDVRYELSKAGDHGLSTPEDLKALVDAIESVSG, encoded by the coding sequence ATGACTCAGCCCAAACACCTCGACCGCCCAGGCCAGCCCCGCCTCGCTTATTTCGACCGTCCCGGACAGGGGCCCGGCGTGATGTTTCTGGGCGGGTTCAAGTCTGACATGACCGGAACCAAGGCCACAGCGCTGCAGGACTGGGCGAATGAGAACGACCGCGCCTATCTGCGCTTTGACTACAGCGCGCACGGCGCGTCCGAGGGCGCCTGGCAGGACGCGACGATCACCCAATGGAGGCAGGATGCGCTGGACATGCTCGACCAGTGCACGGACGGGCCGCAAATCCTGGTGGGATCATCCATGGGCGGCTGGATGGCGCTGCTGGCGGCGATGGCGCGACCAGATCGGGTGAAAGCGCTGGTGTTGATCGCGCCTGCAGCAGATTTCACCGAAAGCCTGATCTGGGAGCAATTGCCCTTCCACATTCGCGAGCAGATCGAGACCGAGGGCCAATGGTTGCGGCCCAACGCCTATGGCGAGCCCTATGCGATCACCAAAACCCTGATTGAGGATGGGCGGACCTGGAGCCTCCTGAACGCGCCCATTCCCTTTGACGGCCCAGTGCGGATCCTGCATGGCTGGCAGGACAAGGACGTGCCGTGGAGCCATGGCCTGCGCGTGCTCGAACAGCTCACCTCAACAGATGTGCGCTATGAGCTCTCCAAGGCCGGCGATCATGGATTGAGCACGCCGGAAGATCTCAAGGCGTTGGTGGACGCAATCGAAAGCGTCAGCGGCTAG
- a CDS encoding glycosyltransferase family 4 protein: protein MNILQVIPQMHAGGAERTVIEMAEAILADGGQAVVASSGGRLVADLEALGARHVTLEMATKNPLKVWTNADKLAQLIRAEKIDIVHARSRAPAWSAKWAARRTHIPFVTTYHGFYKAKSRLKRWYNSIMAQGDRVIANSEFTARHVREEHEIDPNRLRVIPRGVDLDQFDPALVNPERIKAHRAAWGAGPEKLAIVLPGRLTRWKGQLLMIEALARLKLDPGPLLVCLGEGGDKPEYQAEIKAAADAAGVDLALPGHTTDIAAAYMAADLVVCPSLEPEAFGRTAAEAQAMGARVIVADHGGAREVVRDGETGWRAAPGDAEAWAKAVKAALSLNAEGANTLALAARKRVRTHFSKVQLQQATLRVYRELLD, encoded by the coding sequence TTGAATATCTTGCAGGTTATCCCCCAGATGCATGCGGGCGGCGCGGAGCGCACGGTCATTGAAATGGCCGAAGCCATTCTGGCCGATGGCGGTCAGGCGGTCGTCGCCAGTAGCGGGGGGCGACTTGTGGCGGACCTTGAAGCGCTGGGCGCGCGCCATGTGACGCTGGAGATGGCCACCAAGAACCCGCTCAAGGTCTGGACCAATGCGGACAAGCTGGCGCAGCTGATCCGTGCTGAAAAGATCGACATTGTTCACGCCCGCTCCCGCGCGCCGGCCTGGAGCGCGAAATGGGCGGCGCGTCGCACGCACATCCCGTTCGTGACCACCTATCACGGCTTTTACAAAGCCAAATCCCGTCTCAAGCGCTGGTATAACTCGATCATGGCGCAGGGCGACCGGGTGATCGCCAACTCAGAGTTCACCGCCCGGCATGTGCGCGAAGAGCATGAGATCGACCCGAACCGGCTGCGGGTCATCCCGCGCGGCGTGGATCTTGACCAGTTTGATCCCGCGCTGGTCAATCCGGAGCGCATCAAGGCCCATCGCGCGGCCTGGGGCGCAGGACCTGAAAAGCTCGCTATCGTGCTGCCCGGCCGTTTGACCCGGTGGAAGGGTCAGCTGTTGATGATCGAGGCGCTGGCGCGGCTCAAGCTTGATCCCGGCCCTTTGCTGGTGTGTCTGGGCGAAGGCGGCGACAAGCCTGAATACCAGGCCGAAATCAAGGCCGCGGCGGATGCGGCGGGCGTCGATCTGGCCCTGCCGGGCCATACGACAGACATTGCGGCGGCCTATATGGCGGCGGACCTGGTGGTTTGCCCCTCGCTCGAGCCTGAAGCGTTCGGGCGCACCGCCGCCGAAGCCCAGGCCATGGGCGCGCGGGTGATCGTCGCCGATCATGGCGGCGCGCGCGAAGTGGTTCGCGACGGCGAAACCGGCTGGCGCGCGGCGCCGGGCGATGCGGAGGCGTGGGCCAAAGCGGTCAAAGCCGCCTTGTCACTGAACGCTGAAGGCGCCAACACTCTGGCGCTGGCTGCGCGCAAGCGCGTCAGAACGCATTTTTCCAAGGTGCAACTGCAACAAGCCACCTTGCGGGTCTATCGGGAGCTTCTAGACTAA
- a CDS encoding glycosyltransferase family 9 protein: MSEDEADKEQILVIHEGALTDVVRMLAPAKMIRDHHRKARITLLCGEEYEGLLKHCPYFNAVETNLDDTAKRNFFDRLKAARNSGFDVIYDLCGSEGAKKIGRAVRFSKTRWVNAAPRSDRPGHPLEQMAARLGEAGLGPTTYLLGEAPPPDLSWIDFVAKRSRTLEPAYFGLLGRYALFAPAGEDVLPAQRWPKERWASLAHELLETGVEPVIVGGPNTREVGRYVAHVTPGARDLTGRANLIQLAGLGRKASCAFGEAAGLLHLMAAAGSPAVLFHPGDNAPLESAPRGLSPTLLMHAPTLAQINAKEAVQAMRCAGGFADASNAA, translated from the coding sequence ATGTCCGAAGACGAAGCTGACAAAGAACAGATCCTGGTGATCCATGAAGGCGCGCTCACAGACGTGGTGCGCATGCTGGCGCCCGCCAAGATGATCCGCGATCATCACCGCAAGGCGCGGATCACGCTGCTGTGCGGCGAGGAATATGAGGGCCTGCTCAAGCATTGCCCCTATTTCAATGCGGTGGAGACCAATCTCGACGACACCGCCAAACGCAACTTCTTTGACCGGCTCAAGGCGGCCCGCAATTCGGGCTTTGACGTGATCTATGATTTGTGCGGCAGCGAAGGCGCGAAAAAGATCGGCCGCGCCGTCCGGTTTTCCAAAACGCGCTGGGTCAACGCTGCGCCGCGCTCTGATCGTCCGGGCCATCCGCTGGAACAGATGGCCGCCCGCCTGGGGGAGGCCGGTCTGGGGCCGACGACCTATCTTCTGGGCGAGGCGCCGCCGCCCGATTTGAGCTGGATTGATTTCGTCGCCAAACGCTCGCGAACGCTGGAGCCGGCGTATTTCGGACTTCTGGGCCGCTACGCCCTGTTCGCGCCTGCCGGAGAAGACGTGCTGCCCGCGCAACGCTGGCCGAAAGAGCGCTGGGCGTCTTTGGCGCACGAACTTCTTGAGACCGGTGTGGAGCCGGTCATCGTTGGCGGGCCGAACACGCGCGAAGTGGGCCGGTATGTGGCTCATGTCACGCCCGGCGCTCGGGATCTGACCGGACGGGCGAACCTTATTCAGCTGGCCGGGCTTGGCCGGAAGGCCAGCTGCGCCTTTGGGGAGGCGGCTGGATTGCTGCATTTGATGGCCGCGGCCGGATCACCCGCCGTGCTCTTCCATCCCGGTGATAACGCACCGCTTGAGAGCGCGCCGCGGGGCTTGTCGCCCACCTTGCTGATGCATGCGCCGACCCTGGCGCAGATCAATGCAAAGGAGGCTGTGCAGGCCATGCGCTGTGCTGGAGGCTTCGCTGACGCCTCAAACGCGGCGTGA
- the infC gene encoding translation initiation factor IF-3, with the protein MARRPHAAPPPKKEGPRINREIRVPRVLLIDESGEKQGEMPIDAALEAASEVGLDLVEVSPNANPPVCKIVDYGKLKYQEQKKKAEARKKQKTQDVKEIKMRPNIDIHDYQVKTKAMTRFFEDGDKVKVTLRFRGREMAHQERGMDVMNRVKADFNEVAKVEFEPKLEGRQMIMVMAPR; encoded by the coding sequence ATAGCACGACGTCCGCATGCCGCGCCCCCGCCTAAGAAAGAAGGGCCGCGCATCAACAGAGAAATCCGCGTACCGCGGGTTCTGTTAATTGATGAATCTGGGGAAAAACAAGGTGAAATGCCAATTGACGCAGCGCTTGAAGCCGCGTCAGAGGTTGGTCTTGACCTTGTAGAAGTTTCGCCGAACGCCAACCCGCCGGTCTGCAAGATCGTCGATTACGGCAAGCTCAAATACCAAGAGCAAAAGAAAAAGGCCGAAGCTCGAAAGAAACAGAAGACCCAGGACGTCAAGGAAATCAAAATGCGTCCGAACATCGACATCCACGATTACCAGGTCAAAACCAAAGCCATGACCCGGTTCTTCGAGGATGGCGACAAGGTCAAAGTGACTTTGCGGTTCCGCGGGCGCGAAATGGCGCACCAGGAACGCGGCATGGATGTGATGAATCGCGTCAAGGCGGACTTCAACGAAGTCGCCAAGGTCGAGTTCGAACCCAAGCTCGAAGGCCGCCAGATGATTATGGTGATGGCCCCGCGCTAG
- a CDS encoding peptidase: MMKSVTLTASVFAAALFAGPTALAQDFTEPPSFGRATLSAGFTPDPYVRNLTAGGSIRAQDRFSDCRGYIANAPDFSVNYSAGSFPLIFSADSDADTTLVINGPDGRWYCDDDGAESPLNPLVRFSNPSSGRYDIWVGTYLSGSGVPATLFVSELGEYTRDSAGSGAGGYNYGDTLDISLASRFADITLNGGFLPDPYQLRLTAGGSVSVSDALEYGSGSCRGYVTREPSVELDYNGYGSLYIYTDGDADTTLAINGPDGQWYCSDDEIGTDAGIEFNSSTRGVYDIYVGTYSRGDRQTTLMISEIEMGYRPSRK, encoded by the coding sequence ATGATGAAATCTGTAACGCTGACGGCCAGTGTTTTTGCGGCGGCGCTTTTCGCCGGACCTACGGCTCTGGCTCAGGACTTTACTGAGCCGCCCTCCTTTGGACGGGCCACCTTGAGCGCTGGGTTCACGCCGGACCCTTACGTGCGCAATCTGACGGCGGGCGGATCGATCCGCGCGCAGGACCGGTTCTCGGATTGCCGCGGTTATATCGCCAATGCGCCGGACTTTTCGGTTAATTACAGCGCCGGCTCTTTCCCGCTGATTTTCTCGGCGGATTCAGACGCTGACACAACGCTGGTCATTAATGGCCCGGATGGTCGCTGGTATTGCGATGATGACGGCGCGGAAAGCCCACTCAATCCGCTGGTGCGGTTCTCGAACCCGTCTTCCGGCCGGTATGATATCTGGGTGGGCACCTATCTGAGCGGTTCTGGCGTTCCTGCGACCTTGTTTGTTTCTGAACTCGGCGAGTACACGCGTGACAGCGCAGGCAGCGGCGCGGGCGGCTATAATTACGGCGACACTCTGGATATCTCTCTGGCGTCCCGTTTCGCCGACATCACGCTCAATGGCGGATTCTTGCCTGACCCGTATCAGCTGCGCCTGACGGCGGGTGGTTCGGTGTCAGTTAGTGACGCGTTGGAATATGGCAGCGGGTCCTGCCGCGGTTATGTCACGCGCGAACCCAGCGTCGAGCTTGATTACAACGGCTATGGCTCTCTCTACATCTATACGGACGGAGATGCCGACACGACGCTCGCCATCAATGGCCCGGATGGTCAGTGGTACTGCTCTGACGATGAGATCGGCACGGATGCCGGGATCGAGTTCAACAGCTCCACACGGGGTGTTTATGACATCTATGTGGGCACCTATTCACGCGGTGACCGTCAGACCACGCTGATGATTTCCGAGATTGAAATGGGCTACCGCCCGTCCCGGAAGTAA
- a CDS encoding pre-peptidase C-terminal domain-containing protein, whose amino-acid sequence MRYSLITAVAAVGLIAVSAQAQNVSLSPTYGTVSLSSGFSPDPYVVSLDAGGSISASNIGCTGYIANAPDLRLNYRAGDSLPLIISVASEADTTLVINTPNGGWACNDDGGNGSNPSIRFNAPQTGQYDIWVGTYSNGGIRPADLHISEIYSQ is encoded by the coding sequence ATGCGCTATAGTCTGATTACCGCCGTTGCAGCTGTCGGCCTGATCGCCGTCTCCGCCCAGGCTCAAAATGTTTCGTTGAGCCCGACCTACGGCACTGTCAGCCTCTCGAGCGGATTTTCACCGGATCCCTATGTCGTCAGCCTGGATGCAGGCGGTTCGATTTCGGCGTCCAATATCGGATGTACCGGCTATATCGCCAATGCGCCTGACCTGCGGCTCAATTATCGCGCCGGCGACTCCCTGCCTTTGATCATCTCGGTCGCTTCGGAAGCCGACACCACATTGGTGATCAATACGCCAAACGGCGGATGGGCGTGCAATGATGATGGCGGGAACGGCTCCAATCCGTCGATCCGTTTCAATGCGCCGCAAACGGGTCAATACGACATCTGGGTCGGCACCTATAGCAATGGCGGCATACGCCCTGCGGATCTGCACATCTCCGAGATCTACAGCCAGTAA
- the rpmI gene encoding 50S ribosomal protein L35, translating into MSKLKTKSSAKKRFKVTASGKVMAGPAGKRHGMIKRTPKQIRQKRGTSALAAPDAKVVKRSYMPYNR; encoded by the coding sequence ATGTCGAAACTGAAGACCAAATCAAGCGCCAAGAAACGCTTCAAGGTCACGGCCTCTGGTAAAGTGATGGCCGGCCCGGCGGGCAAGCGCCACGGCATGATCAAGCGGACCCCGAAACAGATCCGTCAAAAGCGCGGCACCTCCGCGCTGGCGGCTCCGGACGCTAAAGTCGTCAAGCGCTCATACATGCCGTACAACCGCTAA
- the rplT gene encoding 50S ribosomal protein L20 — MARVSSGPARHARKKKVLDQAKGYYGRRKNTFRVANQAVEKAGQYAYRDRRAKKRTFRALWIQRINAAARLNDFTYARFMDGLNKAGIELDRKVLADIAVHEPEAFASLVAQAKQALQG, encoded by the coding sequence ATGGCTCGAGTGTCCTCCGGCCCGGCCCGTCACGCCCGGAAAAAGAAAGTTCTTGATCAGGCGAAAGGCTATTATGGCCGTCGCAAAAACACCTTCCGCGTCGCCAATCAGGCGGTGGAGAAGGCTGGTCAGTACGCCTATCGCGACCGTCGCGCCAAGAAGCGCACCTTCCGCGCGCTGTGGATCCAGCGGATCAACGCTGCTGCGCGTCTGAACGACTTCACCTACGCCCGCTTTATGGACGGGCTCAACAAGGCCGGCATCGAGCTGGACCGCAAGGTTCTCGCCGATATCGCCGTGCATGAGCCCGAAGCCTTCGCCTCTCTGGTCGCACAGGCCAAGCAGGCTCTGCAGGGCTAA
- the pheS gene encoding phenylalanine--tRNA ligase subunit alpha, producing the protein MTASSDLDALEARLSADIEAAQDLAALDALRVGALGKKGEVSLKMRELGKMSPDERQVMGPALNGLKDRLNTLLESRKTTLEDAAMNAALASETVDVTRPVKREAQGSLHPVAQVMEELAVIFADMGFAVAEGPDVEDDFHNFTALNFPEDHPARDTHDTFFMQAAEGETPKVLRTHTSPVQIRTMLKSKPPIRIIAPGRVYRCDWDQTHTPMFHQVEGLVIDKETHMGHLKGCLMDFVAAFFETDKVEARFRPHHFPFTEPSAEMDVRYERVGDAVKVGSGDKWMEILGCGMVHPNVIKSCGLDPDEYQGFAFGMGVDRLAMLKYGMPDLRPFFEPDTRWLSHYGFSPLLQANLATGLS; encoded by the coding sequence ATGACCGCCTCTTCCGATCTTGATGCGCTTGAAGCGCGCCTGTCCGCCGACATTGAAGCCGCCCAGGATCTCGCCGCGCTTGATGCGCTGCGCGTCGGCGCGCTCGGCAAGAAGGGCGAAGTCTCCCTGAAAATGCGCGAACTGGGCAAGATGAGCCCCGATGAGCGTCAGGTCATGGGCCCGGCGCTCAACGGTCTGAAAGACCGTCTCAACACGCTGCTGGAGAGCCGCAAGACCACTTTGGAGGACGCGGCCATGAACGCGGCTTTGGCCAGCGAGACGGTGGATGTCACCCGCCCTGTGAAGCGCGAGGCGCAAGGTTCGCTGCACCCGGTGGCGCAGGTTATGGAAGAGTTGGCGGTGATCTTCGCCGATATGGGCTTTGCGGTGGCTGAAGGCCCCGACGTGGAAGACGACTTTCATAACTTTACGGCTCTGAACTTCCCCGAGGATCACCCCGCGCGCGACACCCATGACACCTTCTTCATGCAGGCGGCCGAGGGTGAGACGCCGAAAGTCCTGCGCACCCATACGAGCCCGGTGCAGATCCGCACCATGCTCAAGTCTAAGCCGCCGATCCGCATCATCGCGCCGGGTCGGGTCTATCGCTGTGACTGGGACCAGACCCATACGCCGATGTTTCACCAGGTCGAGGGCCTCGTCATCGACAAGGAAACCCATATGGGCCACCTCAAGGGCTGCCTGATGGATTTCGTCGCAGCCTTCTTTGAGACCGACAAAGTCGAGGCGCGCTTCCGCCCCCACCATTTCCCCTTCACCGAGCCGAGCGCGGAGATGGACGTGCGCTATGAGCGCGTGGGCGATGCGGTGAAAGTGGGCTCGGGCGACAAATGGATGGAGATCCTGGGCTGCGGCATGGTCCACCCCAATGTGATCAAGTCTTGTGGTCTGGACCCGGACGAGTATCAGGGCTTCGCCTTCGGCATGGGCGTGGACCGTCTCGCCATGCTCAAATACGGCATGCCCGATCTGCGGCCCTTCTTCGAGCCTGACACCCGCTGGCTGAGCCATTATGGCTTCAGTCCGCTCCTGCAGGCGAACCTCGCAACCGGGCTGAGCTAG